One Rosa chinensis cultivar Old Blush chromosome 5, RchiOBHm-V2, whole genome shotgun sequence genomic region harbors:
- the LOC112201600 gene encoding LOW QUALITY PROTEIN: uncharacterized protein At4g04980 (The sequence of the model RefSeq protein was modified relative to this genomic sequence to represent the inferred CDS: deleted 2 bases in 1 codon) — protein MRKGRPRSCQVLLHLAIHHFHENNNVVIITVRKGTKGSNRPKSLPSKQNVTKSTPADDSYGVAGNSALTMALRKKIVTFRDVMDLPTCNASSPINQLVMGLMLDLQKLYPEIVRRSQLSEMKGASTEKILASFCNALKSIGDSWMTNHDRLDKLRYDMPSFKENANWDQHVGTVLATLECLIKMARDKFDMMDEDEQKSNCSPRGNSFGRFLGDTDSESYTSSCPSPITPSSVLPEVIDSGSPKSQRRSKASSRSPVLLTLRVQAVGKLNPIDVKHLSLHLSNEGASDKSNKLVDEPSRETVESSSEKSSEEENRCSSTREDTAEVPNPSLNENDSRTVIIDNRNCDDVGISTTTPETLAEDITELPPPSPPPNLTTTIPVTPPPPPPSLPTLQPKAAAAPPSPPTTLPVSPSLPTLQPTVAALPPPPPPPPPTLAPLNAAPPPPKALRSTKAAPPPSLPTLQPKAAATPPHHHYHQHCLYRHHCPRCSQLLQHRHPHHQLTPLYAAPARQSLPPPPKVLGSTKAAPPPPPPLPMEPGSTAAGPPTPLPMPVATASAPPPPPPLLVANGAAPPPPPPMGRPANGAAPPPPPALGGRSLLMKKSNTKLKRSSQMGSLYRTLKGKVEGSSLNGKSSNGRKGGAAGSSAAGGKGMADALAEMTKRSAYFQQIEEDVHKYSKAIINMRTTLSSFQTKDTNELLEFHKKVESILENLTDETQVLSRFEGFPTKKLETMRAAVALHSQLNAMITELHNWKIEAPLGPLLDKIERYFTKIKGEIDKLERTKDEEIKKFKSQNIHFDFNILIRIKEAMVDVSSGCMELALKERLMQERREAKASGEAQTTGTKTEKKQLKICIKMLWRAFQFAFKVYTFAGGHDDRADMLTRELATEIESDPYQH, from the exons ATGAGAAAAGGAAGACCCCGTTCATGTCAAGTTTTGTTGCATTTAGCTATTCATCATTTCCATGAAAACAATAACGTTGTTATAATCACAGTTAGAAAG GGAACGAAAGGCTCTAACCGGCCCAAGAGTCTTCCCTCGAAACAGAATGTCACCAAAAGCACACCAGCAGATGACTCTTATGGAGTTGCAGGAAATTCTGCTCTGACGATGGCGCTTAGGAAGAAGATCGTGACCTTCAGGGATGTCATGGACCTGCCAACATGTAATGCTTCTTCACCCATAAATCAG CTGGTGATGGGGTTGATGCTTGATCTCCAAAAGCTCTACCCTGAAATTGTACGTCGTAGTCAATTATCAGAAATGAAGGGAGCATCTACAGAAAAG ATCCTGGCCTCCTTCTGCAATGCACTGAAATCTATTGGAGATTCATGGATGACAAACCATGACAGGTTGGACAAACTGAGATATGATATGCCATCATTTAAAGAGAATGCCAATTGGGACCAACACG TTGGAACCGTGTTGGCAACACTTGAGTGCTTGATTAAGATGGCAAGGGACAAGTTTGATATGATGGACGAGGATGAGCAGAAGAGCAACTGCAGCCCTCGCGGTAACTCATTTGGGAGATTCTTAGGCGACACCGATTCAGAGAGTTACACCTCTAGCTGCCCTTCTCCAATCACACCATCCTCTGTCCTTCCTGAGGTGATAGATAGTGGTTCCCCCAAATCTCAAAGGAGATCGAAAGCTTCTTCCAGATCACCCGTTCTCTTGACTTTAAGAGTGCAGGCAGTGGGGAAACTCAACCCAATTGATGTTAAGCATTTGTCTCTTCACTTATCAAATGAAGGAGCCTCTGATAAAAGTAACAAATTGGTTGATGAACCATCAAGAGAGACAGTGGAAAGCAGCTCTGAGAAGTCATCAGAGGAAGAAAACAGATGTAGCAGCACAAGAGAGGACACAGCAGAGGTCCCAAATCCAAGTTTGAATGAGAATGATAGCAGAACTGTTATAATAGACAACAGAAACTGTGATGATGTTGGCATTTCAACCACAACCCCTGAAACTTTGGCAGAAGATATAACAGAATTGCCTCCACCCTCACCACCACCAAATCTCACAACAACAATACCTGtaactccaccaccaccaccaccatcactacCCACATTGCAGCCAAAGGCTGCTGCGGCGCCTCCCTCACCGCCAACAACACTGCCTGTATCACCATCACTGCCCACGTTGCAGCCAACTGTTGCAGCACTACCACCCCCGcccccaccgccaccaccaacATTAGCACCACTAAATGCAGCACCACCTCCACCTAAGGCACTGCGATCAACAAAAGCtgctccaccaccatcactaCCCACATTGCAGCCAAAGGCTGCTGCGACACCCCCTCACCACCACTACCACCAACACTGCCTGTACCGCCATCACTGCCCACGTTGCAGCCAACTGTTGCAGCACCGCCACCCCCACCACCAA TTAACACCACTATATGCAGCACCTGCTAGGCAGTCACTGCCACCTCCACCTAAGGTACTGGGATCAACAAAAGCTGCTCCACCACCGCCACCACCTCTGCCCATGGAACCAGGATCAACAGCAGCAGGTCCACCAACCCCACTACCGATGCCGGTTGCAACTGCATCTGCTCCACCACCCCCACCACCCTTGCTGGTTGCAAATGGAGCTGCTCCACCACCCCCACCACCCATGGGGAGGCCTGCAAATGGAGCTGCTCCACCCCCACCTCCTGCACTTGGTGGAAGATCCTTACTTATGAAGAAATCAAATACTAAATTGAAGAGATCATCCCAAATGGGAAGTCTGTATCGGACTCTAAAGGGGAAGGTGGAAGGGTCAAGCTTGAATGGTAAATCATCCAATGGGAGAAAGGGTGGAGCAGCTGGGAGCAGCGCAGCAGGTGGTAAAGGAATGGCTGATGCTCTAGCAGAGATGACAAAGAG ATCAGCATACTTTCAACAAATTGAAGAAGATGTTCACAAATATTCAAAGGCTATAATAAATATGAGAACTACCCTGAGTTCTTTCCAAACAAAAGACACGAATGAGCTGTTAGAGTTCCACAAGAAAGTAGAATCCATTCTTGAAAACTTGACTGATGAGACACAG GTTTTATCAAGGTTTGAAGGATTCCCTACAAAAAAGTTAGAAACAATGAGGGCAGCAGTAGCACTCCACTCACAGCTAAATGCAATGATCACTGAACTACACAATTGGAAAATAGAGGCTCCCCTAGGTCCTCTCCTTGACAAGATTGAACGTTATTTCACCAAG ATCAAAGGAGAAATAGATAAACTGGAGCgaacaaaagatgaagaaaTTAAGAAATTTAAGAGTCAAAATATCCACTTTGATTTCAATATCCTCATCCGGATAAAAGAAGCAATGGTGGATGTTTCCTCAGGCTGCATGGAGCTGGCACTAAAG GAAAGGTTGATGCAGGAAAGAAGAGAAGCAAAGGCCAGTGGAGAGGCACAAACTACTGGAACCAAAACTGAGAAAAAACAATTGAAGATATGCATTAAAATGCTGTGGAGGGCTTTTCAGTTTGCCTTCAAGGTCTATACCTTTGCTGGTGGACACGATGATCGTGCCGACATGCTCACAAGAGAACTAGCTACTGAAATTGAGTCTGACCCCTACCAGCACTGA
- the LOC112168392 gene encoding polyphenol oxidase, chloroplastic-like gives MASLSPPLVTTSSTIPSTTTSLSSFCQKNSQISLIGKPRHSYARSRVSCKATNSDQNPSNNSDDAQPLGKTVDRRNVLLGLGGLYGVAGLGTDPFAFAKPVAPPDVSKCGAADLPTGAQPTDCCPPIAKKIIDFQLPPQYKLRVRPAAHAVDKAYIEKYSKAIELMKALPDDDPRSFKQQANVHCAYCDGAYDQAGFPDLELQIHGSWLFFPFHRYYLYFYERILGKLINDPSFALPFWNWDAPAGMQLPGLFANPKSPLYDKFRNANHQPPRLIDLNYNLKDENVSNETQINTNLKIMYRQMVSNAKNPKLFFGNPYRAGDEPSPGGGSIETTPHGPVHIWTGDNTQPNLEDMGNFYSAGRDPIFFSHHSNVDRLWSLWKTLGGKRADFTDSDWLDSGFLFYDENANMVRVKVRDCLDSKKLGYVYQDVDIPWVSHKPTPRRVKDAIKKLGHKLHGVAHAAETSTKVVAGAHFPISLASKISIAVARPQQKKRSQKEKDHEEEVLVIEGIEFDRDVGVKFDVYVNDEDDLPSGPEKSEFAGSFVSVPHRHKHTKKINTILRLGLTDLLEDLEAEDDETVMVTLIPRYGAEKVKIGGIKIEFASD, from the coding sequence ATGGCTTCTCTGTCACCTCCACTAGTCACCACCTCAAGTACCATTCCCAGTACTACAACTTCTCTGTCTTCCTTCTGTCAAAAGAATTCCCAAATTTCCTTAATTGGAAAACCTAGGCATTCCTATGCACGCAGTAGAGTCTCATGCAAAGCCACAAACAGTGACCAAAACCCGTCCAACAACTCCGACGATGCACAACCTTTGGGCAAAACCGTAGACAGGAGAAATGTGCTTCTCGGTCTCGGAGGTCTGTATGGCGTGGCCGGTCTTGGCACTGACCCTTTTGCCTTTGCCAAGCCTGTGGCTCCTCCTGATGTCTCCAAGTGTGGGGCCGCAGACTTGCCTACAGGTGCACAACCAACTGATTGTTGCCCACCGATAGCCAAAAAGATAATCGATTTCCAGCTCCCACCACAGTATAAACTCCGCGTCAGGCCAGCGGCTCACGCCGTTGACAAAGCCTACATTGAGAAATACTCCAAGGCCATCGAGCTCATGAAAGCTCTCCCCGATGACGATCCACGTAGCTTCAAGCAACAAGCGAACGTTCACTGTGCTTATTGTGACGGAGCTTACGACCAAGCTGGCTTTCCCGATCTCGAGCTCCAAATCCACGGATCATGGCTATTCTTTCCCTTCCACCGATACTACTTGTACTTCTACGAGAGAATCCTAGGCAAGCTCATCAATGACCCCTCGTTTGCCTTGCCTTTCTGGAACTGGGATGCTCCGGCTGGCATGCAGCTCCCTGGCTTGTTTGCCAATCCTAAGTCGCCGCTCTATGACAAGTTCCGAAATGCCAACCACCAGCCGCCGAGGCTCATTGACCTCAACTACAATCTTAAGGATGAAAACGTCTCCAACGAAACTCAAATCAACACCAACCTCAAGATCATGTACAGGCAAATGGTGTCCAACGCCAAGAACCCTAAGCTGTTCTTTGGAAACCCTTACAGGGCAGGGGACGAGCCTAGCCCCGGAGGCGGATCAATAGAGACTACTCCACATGGACCGGTCCACATTTGGACCGGCGACAACACCCAGCCGAATCTTGAGGACATGGGAAACTTCTACTCTGCCGGTAGAGACCCTATATTTTTCTCTCACCACTCTAACGTTGACCGTTTGTGGAGCCTGTGGAAGACCCTAGGAGGCAAAAGAGCGGATTTCACAGACTCTGATTGGTTGGACTCCGGGTTTTTGTTCTATGATGAGAACGCGAATATGGTGCGCGTGAAGGTACGTGACTGCCTCGATTCCAAGAAGCTAGGATATGTGTACCAAGACGTAGACATCCCATGGGTAAGCCACAAGCCGACTCCTCGCCGTGTCAAGGATGCCATAAAGAAATTAGGTCACAAGCTCCATGGTGTGGCTCACGCCGCGGAGACTTCCACCAAGGTAGTGGCAGGGGCTCATTTTCCGATAAGCTTGGCGTCAAAGATTAGTATTGCAGTGGCCAGGCCACAACAGAAGAAGAGGAGCCAGAAGGAGAAGGACCACGAGGAGGAGGTATTGGTGATTGAAGGGATTGAGTTTGACAGAGACGTGGGGGTGAAGTTTGATGTGTATGTGAACGATGAGGATGACTTGCCGAGTGGACCGGAGAAGAGTGAGTTTGCTGGGAGCTTTGTGAGTGTGCCGCACAGGCATAAGCATACCAAGAAGATTAACACTATCTTGAGGttaggtttgacagatttgcTGGAGGATTTGGAAGCCGAGGACGATGAGACTGTCATGGTGACTTTGATTCCAAGGTATGGGGCTGAGAAAGTCAAGATTGGCGGCATCAAGATTGAGTTTGCTTCAGATTAA